The region CACCACCCCGTCGGCCTCGGAGAGGGCGGTGTGCGCCTCCTGGAGGCGTTCGGGGACGGTTCCGGCCTGTGCGGGGTCGGGCATCCGGTCGGCGTAGGCGAGGCCGCCGACGGAGAGGGCCGCCGCGGCGAGGGCGGCCAGGAGTTTGTGCGCGGTGGACGAGGTCATGGACCGCATTTTTGCACACATGAAGTAATCACATGACTACTTTGAGTTTGTGTCCAGGGGTTTTCGGGAAAACGCGGACGGCCGCCTCCGATACGGGGGCCGTATCGGAGGCGGCCCGGGCGGTCGCGCCGTGCCGCGGGAGTGGTGCGGCGCGCCGCCGGTCGGGCGACCCGCTTTCCGGTCACGCACCCGGCGGGGTTCGCGTCGGTGCCGTTTCGGCGACGCGGGCCCCGCCGGAGCGGTCGGGGGCCGGTGTCCGGGATCAGGAGAAGGGAATGGTCACCCGGGTGGGCTCGGCCTCGGGGGAGGACACCGTCACCCGGTTCCCGATCGTGCTCTTGCTGTCGTAGCGCAGGTCGCGGGTGTCCACCACGACGGACAGCCGGTGCCCGGCGGGCACGTCCCACACCACCGGCGACAGCTCGGTCGTCACCGTCACCGGTGCGCCCGGGCTCGCGTCGCGCAGTGTGTAGGGGGCGTGCGAGAGCAGGGCGCCCCGGCCGCCGGCGTCGATCGCGTACAGGTACACGAACACCGACTGCGTGCTCGCGGTGGGCGTGAACGTGAACGTCGCCTCCGGGGTGCCCGCCACCCGGGCGCCGTCCGGGTAGGCCGGGCTCGTCCACACCCCGGCCCGGTAGCGGTCCACGGTGGGCAGCAGCACCCCCGTGGGCACGTCGAAGAACTGCTGGAGGGCGCCGCTCAGCATCACGGTCCCGCTCTCCGCGGTGGTGCCGATCCCGGTGCGCACCCGGTAGTCCCACCCGGTGTCGGGGTCGGCGCCCATGGCGCCGCTGTTCTGCCAGCGGGCCCAGTCCGTGCTGGGCTCGCCCAGGTAGAAGGTCTGCTCGCCGCCGGTCACCGACTCCCAGTCCGGGTACGAGGTCCAGGTCCCGCGCCCGTTGTTGGGCTTGACCATCACCGGGTCGGCGGTGTCCACGCCGTTGTCCTCGCCCTTGAGGTGGTGGTCGAACCAGTCGCCGACCCCCGCCCAGATCTCGTCGGGCAGCCCGGCCGCGCCGAAGATCTCCTGGGTGGCGTGGTCGCCGGGGGCGATCATGAGCCGCTTGGGGCCGGTCAGCTCGCCGTAGAAGTCGGTGATGTGCCCGACCGGGAACATGCCGTCGTTCCAGCCGTGGGCCATCATCACGGCGGTGCCGTTGGCGTTGAGCCGGTCGACCTTGGTGGCGGCCGACCGGTCGGGGGCCATGTCCAGGGCGGGCTGGATGTCCCCGCGCCGGTAGGCGCGCTCCACGTTCTGGAGGGTCTCGCCCTTGCGGCCGGTCAGCGCGGCGGCGCCCAGCAGCAGCTCGGCGGACTGCACGTCGACCGTCTCGTTGGGGTAGAGCGACTCCCGGAGGTCGGCCCAGCCGCTGAGCGAGGCCACCGCCTTGATCCGGTCGTCCTCGGCCGCGGTGAGCAGGCTGATGCCGCCGCCGTAGGAGATCCCGGCCATGCCGATGCGCTCGGGGTCGGAGTCGGTGTTCTCCAGGGCCCAATCGATGACCGCGCTGGCGTCGGCCCGGTCCTCGGGGCCGGCCACCTCGATGGCGCCGCCGGAGTCCCAGAAGCCGCGCGAGGAGTAGGTGACGACCTGGTAGCCGGACTCCTGGGCGAGCCGGGCCCCGGCGCCCACGTACAGCAGGTGCGGGGTGGCCCAGGCGGACGGCATGACCAGCAGGGGGTGCGGGCCCTCGACGCCGGTGGGCGTGATGACCTTGGCCTTGATCTCGGTGCCGTCGTGGCTGGTGATGGTCACGTAGCGGATCTCGGAGCCGATCGCCGCGGCGGCCGGTGCCGGGGTCAGCAGGACCGCGGCCAGTACGGCCGCCGCGAGCCCGGACAGCAGCCGGACGAGGGCGGGGCGGCGGAGCGGGGGAGAGGGACGCGGGGTCTGGGAAGGCATGTGTCGGGAACCTCGGGGGAGCAGGGACGGGAGGTTTCCGATGGGTCGTCGCGCCGCCGAGGCCATCGGGGGAGTGCCGACCGGGGAGGCCGGTGCGCAGGAGGAATGGGGGGTGACGGGGGTCGCAAGTAACTGTGAGGTAACTTACCCACCGGTTAAGTTAGGACAGCTGGCGCCGCTTGTAAAGCCCCCGTGACACCGCGCTTCCCCTCGACCCGCGGGTCGGCTCCCGCGTCCGGTCCCGCGGACCTGACAGTTCGTCCACAGGCCCCGGCGGCGGTGCCCCGCTTGGGCGACAATGGGGACGTGCG is a window of Nocardiopsis changdeensis DNA encoding:
- a CDS encoding alpha/beta fold hydrolase; the protein is MPSQTPRPSPPLRRPALVRLLSGLAAAVLAAVLLTPAPAAAAIGSEIRYVTITSHDGTEIKAKVITPTGVEGPHPLLVMPSAWATPHLLYVGAGARLAQESGYQVVTYSSRGFWDSGGAIEVAGPEDRADASAVIDWALENTDSDPERIGMAGISYGGGISLLTAAEDDRIKAVASLSGWADLRESLYPNETVDVQSAELLLGAAALTGRKGETLQNVERAYRRGDIQPALDMAPDRSAATKVDRLNANGTAVMMAHGWNDGMFPVGHITDFYGELTGPKRLMIAPGDHATQEIFGAAGLPDEIWAGVGDWFDHHLKGEDNGVDTADPVMVKPNNGRGTWTSYPDWESVTGGEQTFYLGEPSTDWARWQNSGAMGADPDTGWDYRVRTGIGTTAESGTVMLSGALQQFFDVPTGVLLPTVDRYRAGVWTSPAYPDGARVAGTPEATFTFTPTASTQSVFVYLYAIDAGGRGALLSHAPYTLRDASPGAPVTVTTELSPVVWDVPAGHRLSVVVDTRDLRYDSKSTIGNRVTVSSPEAEPTRVTIPFS